A segment of the Gossypium hirsutum isolate 1008001.06 chromosome D10, Gossypium_hirsutum_v2.1, whole genome shotgun sequence genome:
TCAAATGCATTGAGCTTCCCCCATGTTAGAAGGATACTAAAGTACTGCAACAGTGGTGCAGTCTGCCCAGCTTGCACAGGAACACTCTGCAGAAATCAAGTAATGGATTCTGCTTTAGATAAAATCAACAGAACAGTACACAATAACAAGTATCTAAATGATAAAGAAAGCAAAACGAAACCTGAAACTTGGCAACCGTATCAGGAGTGCGAAGGATCCCTTGTGGAGACTCTGCAGCAAGCTCAGCAGCTTCTTTATACTTAGTTTGAGCAAACAACTCTTGAAAACGTTGGACAACCTGAGAAATCCAAGATCACAGAGTCAACATTACTGTTAACAAAGGTGCAGCATCACTAACTCTAATCATGCAATAAGAAGACAATCAGAAAATAGGCCACTAAAGTAAATCAAGATACAAAAGCCAGCATGTTTTCAATCTCAGCATATCAGTGAGATTGAAGAAACCCCACATCCATGAAGGAAGTTACCACAAAAGTATCCCCCCcacaagttaaaaaaatattattcccTTGGATATTATTATCTAGCAACTAAAAATTGATAATGCAAACATTCACAAACAACAGACCAGAAAATATACAAAACAATTCACTTACCAAGTTCTCTGCACCAGGGAGGTTTCCTCTTTTAGCAAGATTGACAGCAAGCTCCAAGTTGTTCAACTGAAACAGCAAACAACCCAAAAGAATCATCAAGCTAGTATGTCTAGTTTACcagaaaacagaaaagaaaaggtaCAAAAACATACTTGACCACTAACAAATGGCACTATTGTTGCTTCATTTACAGTAGCCAGCAACACCTGACCTCGCCTGTTGATGGCATAAAACCCTCCAACTGCTGAAGCTTCGGAGGTTAAAAATATTGGATCTGGACTGATTCTATTTCTGTAAACAGCAGTCGCTGTCTCCAGATCATAAACAAACAGCAGCCCAAGTTTGGTGATAACATAAATCAAAGCATATTTGTGGGATATCTGCCAATTAACAGAAAATTGTTTCATTAGTGGCACAAAAATAAACAATTTGCAAATAATGTAAACCAAATCTGAATCTAAAGATACCTGCATGGCAACAGGAAAATCATCTTGAAAATCTGGCGGGAAGAATAGATCTGCCTGTTTCTTAGAAAACGATGACTTACCTGCAAATATATATTCTGTTAGAAAATAGGATATATAATTGAGTGAAGGAcacacaacaaaatattatagttATTCAAGAATGGTTCATTCATGATTAAACACAAAACCCTTAAAAGTAAGTTGGAGTAGTCTTGGTTGTGATTAGAGCTtgaaataaatacaaatttaaggTTTCTGAGCTAAAACCTAACATATACTGCAAAGTAGTGTCCCAACCAACTTAACTTGCCAGAACTCAAAGTACTTTCTGAttgttctttgaatttttttatcatgTGAAAAGTTTATGGaaaacctttttatttcttttgcattcatttaaAAAATACCTTCAGTAACCCCTCATATATAATGAGGAAATAGGAAACTGACCTGGCTGGGCACCCAGCTCAATTACATGCAACTTTGATGTAATCTGGCCAGCATTAAAACTCTTGGTGGCAAACGAAATAAGAATAGATGGATTCTCATTTCCTGGGACCTGCTCAGCAGAACCAAGCATATATGATAAGCTACTTGTTAGATCAGCATCTATAACATGTAGTGAATAAAGTATAAGAAATACCCTTACCTTAAATTGTGCAAATGAAGCAGCATGTGCTTCAAGAGCTTGGCTACGCTGCTGATCCACAGAGAAAAGTTGCATGTTCCCCTTGACCAATTGTGGCCTCTAAATGAAACAAGACACGTAGGGTAAAATCAGAATTTTATAGTGGCAGCAGAGGTGGTTTTCAAAAGAAAGAATTTGTTCATAGTAACGACTATGCAAGGAACAACATTTCCAACAATAGAGAGACAGAATGGGGAAAAGAGAGAACTAAAAAGGGGTGCAAGGGATGCAAGCCCAAATGACACCACAAGAGACAagataaatcaataaattaattcACAGAGTTCACTTCAGCGGTTTCAACCATAGGAAACATAGCAACCAAAGCAGCATGAAGAACATTTTAGGCTCATTTAGCTTagcaaaatattttgaatatgttACTTCAAATGTCACAGTTTTCAAATTCCAAAACGTTAATACAAATGAAGCAACAACCTCCTCTTCAATGCAAAAATAATCACCTTTAGAAAGCACTAATAGGGCAAACATACCTCAGGTGCACCAGGGGCAATTCCAATCAAAACCAACCACTTCTCTGAAGGGTCCCATTTATAGTTTATTATCTGATTGTTTGCTAAATTAGCTGTTCTCTCAAACATCTTAACCGGCTCAGATTCACCTGCCAGGGGTAAGATGCAAGGAGGAAcataaaatcaaagaaattttatACAATAGATAAGCGAACATTCAAAAAAGATGAATTCTCAGAACTGAAGAAAGTACAGCTGTCTATGATACTAGAAAAGACACCAGAATAACATCTAACCTTCAATCGACCAATGATACACAGAGGTCTGTGTGACCAAGCCAAGCAGTTTTGGGCTAATCCATTTCCAAAATACAACCTGAACATGAACCAAGGCCAGTTTGCTAAGCTCAGCAATCAAGTACACTATTAACAATCACTGAAAAACAATGAATATACTATGGACAGAAAATGGAAGCATtgcaagaaataataataataaaacagcaGATAAGTTTCACCTGTTCAGGCATCTGATGTGATTTGATTTTTGCTTTCAGCTCTATGTTAAATATTTGCAAGTGATCTTGAGTCGTTCCTGGTAGTTGAGCTATAAAAGCAATGCCAAAGCAAATGAGCATAAAGCATAGGTAAATAACAATATCAAAGgatacaaatataataatagcaataaaagatattgaatttttcTCCGTTAAAAATACTATCTTTACAAGCATGCCAAGCACCTCATGACTGGCAATTCAAGCGGAGTTTCCGTATCTCATTGGACAGAATCAAAGCAAATTCTGCAGTAGGAAGAAACTTAAATGCACTAAGCACCACCAAGTGATAAGTTGCTAACGAGCTTATCCaggaaaattaaacaaaaatgtAGTGCAATGGAAGAAACCCGAGCAACTTATCCATAAAACAGTAGAGTAGAAAAGTTTTAACAACTAAGAAACACTATAGTTCACAAACCCTATGAATCTGTAAGCAGGATCCTTACAGTTAACTGGCAGGACATTCATTTGTTCATATCAGAAAGCAAAAAGAAAGTAGCAAACCAACAACCACAAGTATTAAGTGAAATTTCAAACAAGTTTCCATTAAAAAAACTCTCTTACATAACTAGATTCTCAATCAGCCAAAGACCAAACGAACAACATAAGGAAAAAGTCCAACAAGACCAAAGAGAATGCACATATCAGATTTGCATCCTTCGAATCCATAACACAATCtattaaaagaaaacattcaCGTGATCCAATAATAGTAACTAACtgctgatagtaacaaaaatcaaccTTTCAAGGCGAGGATTCTAGAATTTGGATTCATAAGAGCAGAGTCCGCCGTAATAGGCCGTCTCAGCGGCTGCATCGGCATGTTCATGTCTATGATGACAACACTGTTTTGTGGTGCCGTTTCCCTCACACAAATATACTTCTCAGATTCCATAGTTACATTCGTGAACGTGATGAATTGAGGACTAATGCCAATGCTTGGCaactgcaaaaaaaaaatgaCATCTTTTCAGATCACTCGAAATTCTCACTATCTTTCAAATACATAAAACACAAAGTTCCGCGCAGATCTAAGCAGATTCTACAAATATTCAACCTAACGAGATTCAAGGAAGTATTCGATCAAGCTTAATGAATAAAAACCTAATATTCGCTATATAATTCAGATTAATTTGCTGAAAAAAGAATCCATCGAATCGAAACGAAGAGTGAGTGAAACGAGAAGACTTACAGTTAAGACCTCTTTCATGGCGATTGGAGCGTTAGCGGCCGCCATGGTGGCTCGGATCGAGAGATGAAGGTTGACGAATCAAGAGCAGATCTTACGGCTGAGATTGAATCTTTTTTGAAAACTTGCCactgagaaagaaaaagaggaaaaagaaaatataaagaaacTATACTAAGAGATCTGAACCAGAGATTTCAAAATAGAACAGTTGAAAAATCTTGGAGATTGAATTTTGTTGAAGAAATGAGGAAAAAGAGAGAGATCAAATATAAGAGACtcgataaaaatatattatatactaatcttattttcttagttaaaataaattattaataaaattatattacacCACCAATATTTagggaaaatatatttttatcttaaatttggtaattagatctattttagcacatacacttttttttttattttgaaacttGAATTTGACAACTAAATCTATTTTGATACATAAAATTAGATCACGTCAAAGATTCGATGATGTGACATGTTTTTGGAACATGACTAGATTGGTCGCCCTGACTAATTGGATTGAGAACCGATCGTTATGTTGACCCAAACAAACGGAGTTAAACCGATTGAGTTGAAAATTACTCGAAACTGATAAAAATCGAAAAGTATGACAAAAATCGATAGCTGAACAACTGGAGTCTTGACTTAAATGAAGCAGTATTTAAAATTATTGTCAAAGGCCTGTTTAGCACGGATTTAAATTGTGTTACCAAATTTATTACCTCTAATATTGTATcgaaaaagtttttattaaagtaaaattcTTTCATTAAtaaacttttattaaattaaataattactaatttattttttctatttttataaaaagtaataaagttaagatttttataatatttaaattatttaatgttttataaaaataaagttatttatttattcattacttttaattaaatatgtaaaaaaaatgaaaatcacCATGAAGTGAAAAGGACGTGGAAATAAATAATTGCTATAGGAGGATTCGGGTAAAATGACCCGACCCGAATTTTGCCACTTTTCCTACAGAAATTTTAAATCACTTAaaactcaaatcataatatttgAATCCACGTATTTCTTATTGTTACCATAACAGTGATGTCAACTTAAGGTATTCATAGATTAATTCGTACTTATACATGATACTAATTTTCTTATCGTGATATAtggattaattaaaatattttaaatcaaaacgatttgcataaaattttataaaagtatacaaaaacataaattgttttttcatgtttaaatatgtaatattaaaagaatttaaaagtaatatataaattcatatggtcatagaaaaattcaaaaatattattgtaatattgttcaataaattatatttttattctctTATTAAACATTTTACTTTACAACATCATTAGCTATTTCCAAAAGTACTTATAGATAACAGTAATAAATAttatcaaaatctttaaaatcGTTTTGTCACGGTACTTTTTAATCTCAATAGTAAACCGACCCTTAAAGTACAACACTGGTATACTTGATCATTctaatccaattttgaaaagtttatttAACTAATTCAAATCCGATATAATCATAAAAGGTTGCTTATAAAGAGGGTCAAACTCAATGGATATTTATATGTAAAAAGATGGTATAAAGATTGAACTTAAATCATTTTCTTTGAATTGTGATTATGGATTACTTTAATTGTGTTATCAATTGGGTTGCTCATTGTAGTGCtcactaaaattttttaacttaaagcttaaaataaaattaaatccaaaactacttaaataatttaaatttcaaacacaaatcattaaaatttaaaaattcgaaACTTGAGATCAATATCaaagttttaaaacccaaatccaatacaAATTTACTTGACCAAAAGTCAATATCACCCAAAGTTCTAATAGCAAAGACCTTCGGCTTTTGAAACCCACCCAAAAGATAAGAGTTATTTTGAAGAGAGCTCGCCATTATTTGAGCTATGAGATTGGTATACAACAAATATTAATTAGCTAATTTGACCATTAATTTCCCCATTATTCAGGCAAGATTGACAGATACGCATACCGAACATTAACTTATTATCTTTCAAATTATTATGATAACAAACCAATTGACCTAAAACTCGATTAAtcttaataacaaatatttaatagACAAAGAAAAGGCAACATGAATCACATAAAACTCATCAtattattaatttactaaattaaaagaaaaagagtatTGAATAACAAATCATTATTCGTTCATTCTTGAAGAACAAAAAGCCAGCTGCCCATATGTGACCCCATACATTCCATTTGACTACGGAACAATTTAAAGCTAAAATGATGGCCACCCAAAAAAAGAGCTAACAAAAAGTCAACTTGTACGGTTGACCATGAATAGCTGTTACAAGTGCTCCACTACCTTTATTTACACTTTTAGCCCTTCAACTAATTCTTAATTTTGAGATTTGATCCTCCACTTTAATTTTCGTATTGTAATATTATTAGTAGgtccaaagaaaaaaagaagaataatGATATTACTACTACTAACATTACGATTTACAAAAGTAGACGATCAAATAATGTTAAAACTAAAAGAGGGTTAAATatcaattttcacaaataaagGGACTGAAACCAAAATTAGACCATGCCAGGGGAGTGTCTAATGATCTGCATCTGCAAGAAATACACGGCAATGTTGACGTCAAAACTAGTTAAGCCCACCAACATTGCTGCCAACGGTTCCTGTTTTATGTAAGGATAATGGATGAAGCAATTTTCGAAAGTGTCAATATTCTAAAAGATCTACCAGCACGATAACAGTGGAATTTCGATTCCGTTGCTATTGAATTTAGACGAGTCAGAAGAGAAAATGTTGTAGCTGAACTACCATCACGCTGATGTCGTCAAATGAACCTCTCCATGATGATAATTCGGCAAGCTTCTTGCAAGCGGAAAATGGTTTAGGCTTATCGAGACCTACGCAAAAAGGCCGAACTAAATCGACTGCTTCTTGATTAGTAACCTGAAGAGGCAAACCAAAAAACAAAGTTCAATCCAACATtacaatgaaaaaaatagaaagaaatggTTATCTGTAAAAGATCTGGAAACAAGAATCACTAATTGACCTAAATTAGTGAgattttccttaatttttttcccttaaaatcAGAAATATAATTTCCTATTTAATTCATGGTTTTAGGGGATTCGGGAATCCCCTACTATCCTAATAACAACACATGGTAACTTGAAAATAGACCATCAATGGGGTTCAAAAGAAGGTTATATgaataatttcaatttaatatattagaTTATTCCAAAACATGGGATTTGGGCATATCCTCTACTATCCATAATAACAACACATATAGCTCAAAAATGGATCATTAATGGGGTTCAAAAGAAGGTTATATAAACAATCTCGGTCAAATATTCCAAAAATATGGGATTTGGGAATCCTCTACTATCCATAATAACAACACATAATAGCTCAAAAATGGATCATCAGTGGGGGtcaaaagaaaatcataagaacAATTTAGGTTTAGATTATAATTACCTTGTTCCAAAGACCGTCTGATGCCAGGATCAAAAACTCACACTCAggcttaatttttaacatttttgtctctGGTTCAGCAATCACCCATTGTTTAAGATGTTTATCACCAATGGCTCTTGATACAGCAAGGGAACCTTGAATTCTCCAAACACCATGGCAACAATCAACGTAACCACCCTGTgaattaaacatcaaaaaacaaaatttaatcacaaatgtaataaaaaattgaatttgagcTAAAGATGAACAAAGAGGAATGATTAGATTTACCAAAGCTTCAATTCTGTCTCGCTCATCTTCCCTTGAAGGGTGGTGATCATTTGTCAAAGCCTCCGCTACACCGTTTCGGCTCAAAACAGCACGACAATCGCCAGCATTTGATACGAAAAGATCGCCTTTATGAATCATTGCCGTGACGCAGCAAGTACCACCACCCACATCTTCCTTTAGAAAATCCATATCCGTGATTAGATATGCATCTCTAATTGCATCATCAATGGCATCTTCACCTGTTTTTGATACTTCCTCCTTTACTTTCTTATCTAAATTCTTTGCCACGAATTCAGCTGCCTTTGAATCTCCATGCCCATCGTAAACGCCAAAGAAAGCCTGTTAAAAATGAAGAAATTCCATTTTGGCCCCTTTCAAAATATTGATAATTCAATTTAGGCCCTTCTAATACAACATAAATTTGTGGTTTCAACCCcgtaaacttttataattttttttcgatCCTAACAAAGTTTGCATGTTATGACCTTGAATTTTCTATGCatttaagaaatatataaaatgatcCGGGAAAATGACTTTATTTCGATCCTAACACAAAATTCTTAACAATTTTTACATGTTACGACCTTGAATTTTCGATACACTTaagaaacatataaaatatacggtaaattttgattcaaagaacaaaattagaagaaaaaaaaggttacCTGTTTAGGATCACCGTTAAGATCAACGGCGGCTGAATAGCGGTCTTCCATTTTCCCTCTTCTCCCTCTCTTACAATAAACAGAATATCCTTCCTCTTCCACTTGCACCTCTTCCTCACCTCTAGGCGTCTCCGCTGCAAATCCAAGCTGAACCGCCATCGAAGTCGGTATCTCAATCCTCCCCGGCCTTTTCCTCTTCACCGGCGCCACATCTGTTCCGAACAAGAGCTgtttcttcggtacacaaatcgaCAACGGAGAAGAAGGAGATTGCGGTGTCGAAGAAATAGGGAGAGACGATTTAGGAGATGATAACGAAAGAGACAACGGAGACGACGGTGGTTGTTGTTGAGAACCGTTGGTCCGAGGAGAAGACGAGAAAGAAGAACCGTCCGATTTGCAGAATATTGAAGGAACCTTTTTTGGTGAGAAAATGGGAGAATTAGGAATTATTAGAGACAATGACATTTCTtctccttcctttttcttttcttttcccttctgTTTGGCTAGAGAGAAAATATTCCAAATAAACTAAACAGAATTTTGaatctttcctttttttattttttattttttttgagtgTTTTAAGAAGAGAatgtttttcatcttttttactCTCTATATATATGTTAGAAGAAGGATGATACGGCATTGTTGCCGGAGTTTAGGGTTTGACTAAATTTGAATATTGGGTTTGGGAGATAATTCAAACACCATTCTCTTCGTGGTGCGTGACATTCACGATCCGATTTCTTAGGGAACAAGGCAGTGGAGaaattactttcttttgcacttACCTATTACcaatttaaactaaaattcagtaaattttaatcttaaattttatcaaattagttaatttttctaattaaaaaaattgtttatgaacaatttttttcattttctttatttattgattgtattttagttaaaatgaggatttttttatttttaatgtcaaAGCATCAAATTACTTCAAATTATGTCACCAACATTTATGTTTTAAGAaggacaaaatcaaaataaaattataaaatttcaaattgcgaacgctaaatttttttatttaaaagagtttaaattgaattaataattttttttggaaaatttaaattgaaaatatcgCTTTAATTATGTCATTTCAAGGCCCCTATCTTATTTGGCTTCTCCCGatatttgaatgatttaatttatGTACTTAAAATGTTATACGTTATATCGATTTAAAAGTTTTAGTCAAATAGTtcgaaatattaatatttttcattaaaaatcactatCAACGTACACATGCAATCAACTTCAAAAgcaatttattttagattttgtaaGCACATATGATAGTAAAACATGGTTTAAGTACAAAGACTTGTTGATGAGGATATCAACAAGGGATATAGTGGTGTTGTAAAGACTCAATTCACCCAGCAATCATAAAGTCGATGGAGATATGTAAAGGTAGGAAGGAAGCTATGGGCTAAAACATAGTTATGTCTATTTAAGGGTCGATTCTTTTTTCATCGTCTTGAAAGGTATATATACAGTGGAGGTCCTATGCTTGGTAGTGATGATGTGGTAAATCCATTACCAATAAGTCATTATCATGGGATGCatgttgttgacaccattttttgatgaaagATGGGGTTGACTTAGGTTTAaaaaaagaaacgggagtcgccaccaatcctcct
Coding sequences within it:
- the LOC107931761 gene encoding probable protein phosphatase 2C 25, producing MSLSLIIPNSPIFSPKKVPSIFCKSDGSSFSSSPRTNGSQQQPPSSPLSLSLSSPKSSLPISSTPQSPSSPLSICVPKKQLLFGTDVAPVKRKRPGRIEIPTSMAVQLGFAAETPRGEEEVQVEEEGYSVYCKRGRRGKMEDRYSAAVDLNGDPKQAFFGVYDGHGDSKAAEFVAKNLDKKVKEEVSKTGEDAIDDAIRDAYLITDMDFLKEDVGGGTCCVTAMIHKGDLFVSNAGDCRAVLSRNGVAEALTNDHHPSREDERDRIEALGGYVDCCHGVWRIQGSLAVSRAIGDKHLKQWVIAEPETKMLKIKPECEFLILASDGLWNKVTNQEAVDLVRPFCVGLDKPKPFSACKKLAELSSWRGSFDDISVMVVQLQHFLF